A genome region from Nocardiopsis exhalans includes the following:
- a CDS encoding AtpZ/AtpI family protein, with amino-acid sequence MSSEAARKTEADVPSVPRESDGWALFSTLLAGVLVWSGIGWGLDHLLGFQALFLPIGAVLGLVGAIWLIVAKTRQV; translated from the coding sequence ATGAGCAGCGAAGCAGCCAGGAAGACGGAAGCGGACGTGCCCTCGGTGCCACGCGAGTCCGACGGCTGGGCGCTCTTCTCCACCCTCCTCGCGGGCGTTCTCGTGTGGAGCGGGATCGGCTGGGGCCTGGATCACCTTCTGGGATTCCAAGCGCTCTTCCTGCCCATCGGGGCGGTTCTGGGCTTGGTCGGCGCGATCTGGCTGATCGTCGCCAAGACCCGCCAGGTCTGA